From Rhizobium favelukesii, the proteins below share one genomic window:
- the fliP gene encoding flagellar type III secretion system pore protein FliP (The bacterial flagellar biogenesis protein FliP forms a type III secretion system (T3SS)-type pore required for flagellar assembly.), translating into MIRFLLLFAAMMAAPELAHAQQLPTNLLNLPVDGSVAAWIIRTFGLLTVLSVAPGILIMVTSFPRFIIAFSILRSGMGLSSTPSNMILLSLALFMTFYVMQPTFDQAWQTGVQPLLSNQIDEQQAVAHIAEPFRTFMVSNTRDKDLALFVDLARERGQSVQTEEKIDYRVLIPAFMISEIRRGFEIGFLIVLPFLVIDLIVATITMAMGMMMLPPTSISLPFKILFFVLIDGWNLLVGSLVRSFH; encoded by the coding sequence ATGATTCGCTTCCTACTGCTGTTTGCTGCCATGATGGCGGCACCGGAGCTGGCGCATGCGCAGCAGCTCCCGACAAACCTGTTGAACTTGCCGGTCGACGGTTCGGTCGCGGCATGGATCATCAGAACGTTCGGCCTGTTGACCGTTCTTTCGGTCGCGCCGGGCATCCTGATCATGGTGACGAGCTTCCCGCGCTTCATCATCGCGTTCTCGATCCTTCGGTCGGGCATGGGCTTGTCCTCCACCCCCTCGAATATGATCCTGCTGTCGCTCGCGCTGTTCATGACCTTCTACGTCATGCAACCGACCTTCGATCAGGCATGGCAGACCGGGGTTCAGCCGCTCCTATCGAACCAGATCGACGAGCAGCAGGCAGTGGCACACATCGCCGAGCCCTTTCGGACGTTCATGGTGAGCAACACGCGTGACAAGGACCTGGCGCTTTTCGTGGATCTGGCGAGGGAGCGGGGCCAGAGCGTCCAGACCGAAGAAAAGATCGATTACCGCGTCCTCATTCCCGCTTTCATGATCTCGGAGATCCGGCGCGGCTTCGAGATCGGTTTCCTGATCGTTCTTCCCTTCCTCGTCATCGACCTGATCGTCGCCACCATTACCATGGCGATGGGCATGATGATGCTGCCGCCGACATCGATTTCCTTGCCGTTCAAGATACTCTTCTTCGTGCTGATCGACGGCTGGAACCTTTTGGTCGGAAGTCTCGTCCGTTCCTTCCACTGA
- a CDS encoding helix-turn-helix domain-containing protein: MSKHSEAFKRSVVEFYQTGERGAREVGRHFGVDHATVRKWAASYAAHGP; this comes from the coding sequence ATGTCCAAGCACAGCGAAGCTTTTAAGCGATCTGTTGTGGAGTTTTATCAGACGGGTGAGCGAGGCGCTCGTGAAGTAGGCCGGCATTTCGGCGTAGATCATGCCACGGTTCGCAAATGGGCGGCGAGTTACGCGGCGCACGGACCTTGA
- a CDS encoding GNAT family N-acetyltransferase, which translates to MKTQHIGSIWGMYVRPVARGSGLSRKLLATIIEEVGTTLRSLRLCVVSSNQAAIRLYKSMGFEEWAVEVEALKVDDGYHDELLMRLEIGPR; encoded by the coding sequence ATCAAAACTCAGCATATTGGATCGATTTGGGGAATGTATGTCCGCCCGGTGGCACGAGGGTCTGGACTTTCACGAAAACTGCTTGCCACGATCATTGAAGAAGTTGGAACGACGCTACGTTCGCTTCGCCTATGTGTCGTTTCTTCCAACCAAGCAGCTATCCGGCTCTATAAATCGATGGGCTTCGAGGAATGGGCTGTCGAGGTCGAAGCTTTGAAAGTCGATGACGGATACCACGATGAGCTTTTGATGCGGCTGGAAATCGGTCCCAGGTAG
- a CDS encoding flagellin, whose amino-acid sequence MTSINTNNSAMAALQTLRNVNKGLSDTQNAVSSGLRVGKASDNAAYWSIATTMKSDNKALSAVSDALGMGAAKLDTAYTAVDSAIDVVGEIKAKLVAASEAGVDKTKLQDEITQLQSQLYSVAQSASFNGENWVNNAGGTVSVVSSFVRGTGGAVSIKTTDYTLGATNTLFDGSTTGGILGANGASSGSSIYGFTIGSSTTQGDIDNLLTDVESALKNMTTLGSQLGSLQTRVDIQTDFVSSLSDSIDSGIGRLVDADMEEESSKLSALQTQQQLAIQSLSIANSSSQNILSLFRG is encoded by the coding sequence ATGACAAGCATTAACACCAACAATTCCGCAATGGCGGCACTCCAGACGCTGCGTAACGTCAACAAGGGCTTGAGTGACACGCAGAATGCCGTTTCGTCTGGCCTGCGCGTCGGCAAGGCTTCCGACAACGCCGCCTACTGGTCGATCGCAACGACGATGAAGTCCGACAACAAGGCGCTTTCGGCTGTGTCCGACGCCCTCGGCATGGGTGCTGCCAAGCTCGACACGGCCTACACCGCTGTCGACAGCGCAATCGACGTCGTCGGCGAAATCAAGGCAAAGCTGGTTGCAGCCAGCGAAGCCGGCGTCGACAAGACCAAGCTTCAGGACGAAATCACGCAGCTGCAGTCGCAGCTCTACAGCGTCGCTCAGTCCGCTTCGTTCAACGGCGAAAACTGGGTCAACAACGCCGGCGGCACGGTCAGCGTCGTTTCGTCCTTCGTCCGCGGCACCGGCGGCGCAGTCTCCATCAAGACCACCGACTACACCCTCGGCGCCACCAACACGCTGTTCGACGGCTCCACGACAGGCGGCATCCTCGGTGCTAACGGTGCGAGCTCGGGCAGCTCCATCTACGGCTTCACGATCGGCTCGAGCACGACCCAGGGCGACATCGACAACCTGCTGACGGACGTCGAGAGCGCTCTGAAGAACATGACGACCCTCGGTTCGCAGCTCGGTTCGCTCCAGACCCGCGTCGACATCCAGACCGACTTTGTCTCCTCGCTCAGCGACTCGATCGACTCCGGTATCGGCCGCCTCGTCGACGCCGACATGGAGGAAGAGTCCTCCAAGCTCAGCGCCCTGCAGACCCAGCAGCAGCTGGCGATCCAGTCGCTGTCGATCGCGAACTCTTCTTCGCAGAACATCCTCTCGCTGTTCCGCGGCTGA
- a CDS encoding MotB family protein, whose amino-acid sequence MSESENHHHGKNEIIIVKRHGGGDHDGAHGGAWKIAYADFMTAMMAFFLVMWLVNAANEETKASVATYFNPIKLADEKPTEKGLKKPVDQADGDQKQDKSKEKEDEPTKGASAANGDDQTSTSGDQADFFENPYSVLAEIAQEVGQQANISAKGEGGASDSGPATGADGGQAYRDPFDPDFWTKQVEVTHADKTQPASSAAPAGGAADATEVAKAQSENAADLTKAEDAGKGHDEQARETAESKPQHDAAPVETAARNAEGKEKPKTEAQKAAEQKRAEDLQKEIAQQIRGVAGKLAEGLTVTPTEGGLLVSISDQGDDSMFNIGSAVPRKEMVLAMEKIGEILKGKPGAVVIRGHTDGRQYKGENENWRLSMDRAQAAYYMIVRGGLDEKRVSQVSGFADRKLKDQADPFNATNRRIEILLQTDQG is encoded by the coding sequence ATGAGTGAGAGCGAAAACCACCATCACGGCAAGAACGAGATCATCATCGTCAAGCGACATGGCGGCGGGGATCACGACGGGGCTCATGGTGGCGCCTGGAAGATCGCCTATGCCGACTTCATGACGGCCATGATGGCGTTCTTTCTCGTCATGTGGTTGGTCAACGCTGCGAACGAGGAAACCAAGGCCTCGGTTGCGACCTATTTCAATCCGATCAAGCTCGCCGACGAGAAGCCCACGGAAAAAGGCTTGAAGAAGCCCGTCGATCAGGCGGATGGCGACCAGAAACAGGACAAGTCGAAGGAAAAAGAGGACGAGCCCACCAAGGGCGCATCGGCCGCAAACGGCGATGACCAGACCTCGACATCCGGCGACCAGGCCGACTTCTTCGAGAATCCTTATTCGGTCCTGGCGGAGATTGCGCAGGAAGTCGGCCAGCAGGCAAACATCAGCGCCAAGGGCGAGGGCGGCGCCAGCGATTCCGGTCCGGCAACCGGCGCTGACGGCGGTCAGGCCTATCGCGACCCCTTCGATCCGGATTTCTGGACGAAGCAGGTCGAAGTGACGCACGCCGACAAGACACAGCCGGCATCGAGCGCCGCGCCCGCCGGTGGTGCGGCAGACGCGACCGAAGTTGCCAAGGCGCAATCCGAGAACGCGGCGGATCTGACAAAGGCCGAGGACGCCGGCAAGGGTCATGACGAGCAGGCCCGGGAAACGGCAGAGAGCAAACCGCAACACGATGCAGCACCCGTGGAAACGGCTGCCAGAAATGCCGAGGGCAAGGAAAAGCCGAAGACCGAGGCGCAAAAGGCCGCCGAGCAGAAACGGGCCGAGGACCTGCAAAAGGAAATCGCCCAGCAGATCCGCGGCGTTGCCGGCAAGCTCGCCGAAGGTCTCACGGTGACACCGACAGAAGGCGGCCTTTTGGTCAGCATTTCCGACCAGGGCGATGATTCCATGTTCAACATCGGATCGGCCGTTCCGCGCAAGGAAATGGTGCTGGCGATGGAAAAGATCGGTGAGATCCTGAAGGGCAAACCAGGCGCCGTTGTCATTCGCGGCCACACGGACGGCCGTCAGTATAAGGGCGAGAACGAGAACTGGCGCTTGTCGATGGATCGCGCCCAGGCTGCCTACTACATGATCGTTCGCGGCGGGCTCGACGAAAAGCGGGTCTCGCAAGTCTCGGGCTTTGCTGACCGCAAATTGAAGGATCAGGCGGATCCCTTCAACGCGACCAACAGGCGTATCGAAATATTGCTGCAGACGGATCAGGGATAA
- a CDS encoding flagellin: MTSILTNVAAMSALQTLRSINGNLEDTQNRVSSGYRVAEAKDNAAYWSIATTMRSDNKALSAVSDALGLGAAKVDTAYSAMDSAIDIVSEIKAKIVAATEKGVDKTKIQDEIGQLQQQLLSVAQSASFSGENWVAGNSTKSVVSSFVRDANGQVSVQTTQYVLDDSTSGNVLFGMTTTGAIDTSTGIIGTSSGSVGSIYSMDITSFSSSDIDLALTTVESGLSALTKAASQLGSISTRIDLQESFVSNLSDSIDSGVGRLVDADMEEESSKLTALQTQQQLAIQSLSIANSSAQNVLTLFKN; encoded by the coding sequence ATGACCAGCATTTTGACGAACGTCGCGGCAATGTCCGCCCTCCAGACCCTCCGCAGCATCAATGGCAATCTGGAAGACACCCAGAACCGTGTCTCGTCCGGTTACCGTGTTGCCGAAGCCAAGGACAATGCTGCCTATTGGTCGATTGCGACGACCATGCGTTCGGACAACAAGGCTCTTTCGGCTGTCTCCGACGCGCTCGGTCTGGGTGCGGCAAAGGTCGATACCGCCTATTCGGCCATGGACAGCGCCATCGATATCGTCAGCGAGATCAAGGCAAAGATCGTGGCCGCGACGGAAAAAGGCGTGGACAAGACCAAGATTCAGGACGAAATTGGACAGCTTCAGCAGCAGTTGTTGAGCGTAGCTCAGTCCGCTTCCTTTTCCGGCGAGAACTGGGTGGCAGGCAATTCCACTAAAAGCGTCGTCTCCTCGTTCGTGCGCGATGCGAACGGCCAGGTTTCCGTTCAGACGACACAGTATGTGCTTGATGACTCCACGAGCGGCAACGTTCTGTTCGGTATGACGACCACGGGAGCGATCGATACATCGACGGGTATCATAGGGACGTCGAGCGGCAGCGTCGGCTCGATCTACAGCATGGACATCACCAGCTTCAGCTCCAGCGACATCGACCTTGCGCTGACGACCGTCGAATCAGGCCTCAGTGCCCTGACAAAGGCGGCCTCGCAGCTCGGCTCGATCTCAACCCGCATCGACCTGCAGGAAAGCTTCGTTTCCAACCTCAGCGATTCGATCGACTCGGGTGTCGGGCGCCTTGTTGACGCTGACATGGAAGAGGAATCGAGCAAACTAACGGCCTTGCAGACGCAACAACAGCTGGCAATCCAATCGCTGTCGATCGCGAATTCCAGCGCGCAGAACGTTCTCACGCTCTTCAAGAACTAA
- a CDS encoding flagellar basal body-associated FliL family protein codes for MAETEAAEGQPKKTSAAMMTIAGLAILTLLGAGGGWVVGGLVAPKIKGAEQAVQAKAAKDEAAQKKEGEAGLPHVSTEANNVVQLEPITSNLAYPSENWVRLEVALLFNGPPDVKLAEDIHQDILAYVRTVSLQQIEGPRGFEYLKDDIQERVDLRAQGRVSKVMFRTFVVE; via the coding sequence ATGGCAGAGACAGAAGCCGCCGAAGGCCAGCCGAAGAAAACATCGGCCGCAATGATGACCATCGCCGGGCTTGCGATCCTGACGCTGCTTGGCGCCGGCGGCGGCTGGGTGGTCGGCGGCCTGGTCGCACCCAAAATCAAGGGTGCTGAACAGGCGGTGCAGGCCAAGGCGGCCAAGGACGAGGCCGCGCAGAAGAAGGAAGGTGAGGCAGGCCTGCCTCACGTTTCGACCGAAGCCAATAATGTCGTTCAGCTCGAGCCGATCACCTCGAACCTCGCCTATCCCTCCGAGAACTGGGTTCGTCTGGAAGTGGCGTTGCTGTTTAACGGCCCGCCCGACGTGAAACTCGCAGAAGATATCCATCAGGATATTCTTGCTTATGTCCGCACGGTTTCGCTGCAGCAGATCGAAGGGCCGCGAGGCTTCGAATATCTTAAGGATGACATCCAGGAGCGTGTTGACCTTCGCGCGCAAGGGCGCGTATCGAAAGTCATGTTCAGGACCTTCGTCGTCGAATGA
- a CDS encoding flagellin: MTSILTNNSAMAALQTLRNVNSNLSDTQNAVSSGLRVGKASDNAAYWSIATTMKSDNKALSAVSDALGMGAAKLDTAYTAVDSAIDIVGDIKAKLVAASEAGVDKSKLQDEITQLQAQLYSVAQSASFNGENWVNNVGGTVSVVSSFVRGTGGVVSIKTTDYSLGATNTLFDGSTTGGILGANGASSGSSIYGFTIGSSTTQGDVDNLLTDVETALTSMTTLGSQLGSLQQRVDIQSDFVTSLSDSIDSGIGRLVDADMEEESSKLSALQTQQQLAIQSLSIANSSSQNILSLFRS; the protein is encoded by the coding sequence ATGACCAGCATTCTGACCAACAACTCCGCAATGGCAGCTCTCCAGACGCTGCGTAACGTCAACAGCAATCTGTCGGATACGCAGAACGCCGTTTCGTCTGGTCTGCGCGTCGGCAAGGCTTCCGACAACGCTGCTTACTGGTCGATCGCCACCACGATGAAGTCGGACAACAAGGCGCTTTCGGCCGTTTCCGACGCCCTCGGCATGGGCGCCGCCAAGCTCGACACGGCTTACACGGCCGTCGATAGCGCCATCGACATCGTCGGCGACATCAAGGCAAAGCTCGTTGCAGCCAGCGAAGCTGGCGTCGACAAGTCGAAGCTGCAGGACGAAATCACGCAGCTGCAGGCACAGCTTTACAGCGTTGCTCAGTCCGCTTCGTTCAACGGCGAAAACTGGGTCAACAACGTCGGCGGCACTGTCAGCGTCGTTTCGTCCTTCGTCCGCGGCACCGGCGGTGTGGTCTCCATTAAGACCACCGACTATTCGCTCGGCGCCACCAACACGCTGTTCGACGGCTCCACGACAGGCGGCATCCTCGGCGCTAACGGCGCCAGCTCGGGCAGCTCCATCTACGGCTTCACGATCGGCTCCAGCACGACCCAGGGCGACGTCGACAACCTACTGACGGACGTCGAAACCGCTCTGACGAGCATGACGACCCTCGGCTCGCAGCTCGGCTCGCTCCAGCAGCGCGTCGACATCCAGAGCGACTTCGTCACTTCGCTCAGCGACTCGATCGACTCCGGTATCGGCCGTCTCGTCGACGCCGACATGGAAGAAGAGTCCTCCAAGCTCAGCGCCCTGCAGACCCAGCAGCAGCTGGCGATCCAGTCGCTGTCGATCGCAAACTCCTCGTCGCAGAACATCCTCTCGCTGTTCCGCAGCTAA
- a CDS encoding glycosyltransferase family 41 protein, whose product MNTNISFAAASKDYQKGQYLKSLEVLNKLIDTQQDVKTYVLLAKNLLKLGFKSEAASAYALAGERDSNKESTYTREAALLYFACGDEEQALLQALRVMTLARSDADLAYVLASIHIRQGRKDLVSPYRKVISESSNPDHARLAVQLLSDDILDATNATLVHNLFKKFPDIMPLRLLKLVFAREVCDFDLVAREFLPVQRMLDKGDLSVLERDNPFYNLHWCSDEALNARASHNPSLPLKEAAARRRAVPHAWSKKIRIGYLSSDFWAGHATMKLLRRILELHDRDKFEITLFCHTEEKYLEHEAGTVDRSQWGDVCIVRDMTDEEAANAVRERQIDILVDLKGHTFGGRSRILNYGGAPLQAAWLGFPGSVTDVDLDYAIGDRFVLPKSSEAHYHEKLVRMPESYQPNDPANRPKPTPTTRTQVGLPEEAFVFASFNANRKINTEILDVWCNILKRAQNGVLWLMLSSPHTQTNLLNYINKRGIDSDRVIFCPRVSYEEHIDRQQMADLGIDTFPVNGHTTTSEQLWGGLPVLTVQGTNFASRVSESLLNAIGLPELVAADIKAYEDTAVALANSPERIAEYKQRIRRNAGIMPLFDAERFTLHLERAYEIMVDRAKMGLEPDHIDVPALPPRTTPFFSFD is encoded by the coding sequence TTGAATACCAATATTTCGTTTGCGGCGGCATCGAAGGACTATCAAAAGGGGCAATATCTCAAGTCGCTTGAAGTCCTGAACAAACTCATCGACACGCAGCAAGACGTCAAGACCTACGTTCTCCTGGCCAAAAACCTTCTCAAGTTGGGCTTCAAATCGGAAGCGGCAAGCGCGTATGCGCTTGCCGGCGAACGCGACAGCAACAAGGAGTCGACCTACACGCGCGAAGCCGCGCTTCTGTATTTTGCCTGCGGCGACGAAGAGCAAGCCTTGCTCCAGGCCTTGCGCGTCATGACACTTGCCCGCTCGGACGCCGATCTTGCCTACGTTCTGGCCTCTATCCACATCAGGCAAGGCCGGAAGGATCTCGTGAGCCCTTACCGCAAGGTGATTTCCGAGAGCAGCAATCCCGACCATGCCCGCCTTGCGGTGCAACTCCTCAGTGACGACATTCTGGACGCGACGAACGCGACGCTTGTCCACAATCTCTTCAAGAAATTTCCCGACATCATGCCGCTCCGGCTCCTCAAGCTGGTCTTCGCGCGCGAGGTCTGCGACTTCGACCTCGTCGCCAGGGAGTTTCTGCCGGTACAACGGATGCTCGACAAAGGCGACCTCAGCGTCCTGGAGCGCGACAATCCCTTCTACAACCTTCACTGGTGCAGCGACGAAGCGCTCAATGCGCGTGCTTCTCACAATCCGTCTCTTCCATTGAAGGAAGCAGCAGCCCGACGAAGAGCCGTTCCCCACGCCTGGAGCAAGAAGATCCGTATCGGATATCTTTCGTCCGATTTCTGGGCCGGACACGCAACCATGAAGCTGCTGCGCCGTATTCTGGAGCTGCACGACCGCGACAAATTCGAAATAACGCTCTTCTGCCATACCGAGGAGAAGTACCTGGAACATGAGGCCGGCACTGTCGATCGCTCGCAATGGGGCGACGTGTGCATCGTTCGAGACATGACCGACGAGGAAGCCGCGAACGCAGTCCGGGAGCGGCAGATCGACATCCTGGTCGACCTAAAGGGACACACATTCGGCGGTCGATCCAGAATACTGAACTATGGCGGCGCTCCGCTGCAGGCAGCCTGGCTTGGTTTCCCCGGCAGCGTGACCGACGTCGACCTTGATTACGCCATCGGCGATCGGTTCGTGCTGCCGAAGAGCAGCGAAGCACACTACCACGAGAAGCTGGTGCGCATGCCGGAGAGCTACCAACCCAACGACCCCGCAAATCGTCCGAAGCCGACGCCGACGACCCGCACGCAGGTTGGATTGCCGGAGGAGGCGTTCGTCTTTGCCTCGTTCAATGCGAACCGCAAAATCAACACAGAGATACTGGACGTCTGGTGCAACATCCTCAAGCGCGCGCAAAACGGCGTGCTTTGGCTGATGCTTTCGTCGCCCCACACCCAGACCAACTTGCTCAACTACATCAACAAGAGGGGGATCGATTCAGATCGAGTGATCTTCTGCCCACGCGTGTCCTACGAAGAGCACATCGATCGCCAACAGATGGCCGATCTTGGCATCGACACGTTTCCGGTCAACGGGCACACAACGACCTCCGAGCAGCTCTGGGGCGGCCTGCCGGTTCTGACCGTCCAGGGCACCAATTTTGCCTCTCGCGTCAGCGAAAGTCTGCTCAACGCTATAGGCTTGCCGGAACTGGTGGCCGCCGACATCAAGGCCTACGAGGACACGGCGGTCGCGCTTGCGAACAGTCCCGAGCGCATTGCTGAATACAAGCAGCGCATCAGACGGAACGCCGGCATCATGCCCCTCTTCGATGCCGAGCGCTTCACGCTGCACCTCGAAAGGGCCTACGAAATCATGGTGGACCGCGCGAAGATGGGGCTGGAACCGGACCACATCGACGTTCCGGCGCTGCCACCCCGTACAACGCCGTTCTTCAGCTTCGACTAA
- the motC gene encoding chemotaxis protein MotC encodes MIRLHQRLLLLLLGLAGSPAAVAYAEDQEDIAPYKMLRSLQFVQDSVVLGDHSAAEMQRFMLGTIDQRLRTIDPSVFDDDRNVDAALIYAMSGGNPETLEYLVARDVNGHFDNRISDVLRKYLSGKGLLVAKSLVETANEYKDKKIGPYLALVGGNVTLAKSPMEALKLYDQARLNAPGTIVEEAALRRSVSICVEAGMVDKGLDYSQRYMRRFLHSPYASQFADLFVKLLVNHDHEVEPDDVVGILSFMDEARQREVYLRIARAAAIAGKGDLARMAAARAQTLAGDSDNAFGALADFYGGMAAIPTDKIDTAAKNIASIPDEELSPRDQALRAAAKAIAEQVLRPPDPASLTQATTPKSYSQEITSEQAAASPEAEQGEIPNLAQGPVVGEAAGTPPSNVGGQQDADPSFSAFVTSSRSQLDEIDGLLNKESN; translated from the coding sequence ATGATCCGTCTCCATCAACGTCTTCTGCTTCTGCTTCTCGGCCTCGCGGGGAGCCCTGCTGCCGTCGCCTATGCGGAAGATCAGGAGGACATTGCACCCTACAAAATGCTGCGGTCGCTGCAGTTCGTGCAGGATTCCGTCGTGCTTGGCGATCATTCTGCCGCCGAGATGCAGCGCTTCATGCTTGGCACGATCGATCAGCGCCTGCGCACCATCGATCCGTCGGTTTTCGATGATGACCGCAACGTCGATGCGGCGCTGATCTACGCGATGAGCGGCGGCAATCCGGAGACCCTCGAATACCTCGTCGCCCGCGATGTAAACGGTCACTTCGACAATCGCATCAGCGATGTGTTGCGAAAATATTTGAGCGGCAAGGGATTGCTTGTCGCCAAGAGCCTTGTCGAGACTGCGAACGAATACAAGGATAAGAAAATCGGCCCCTATCTTGCGCTGGTCGGCGGCAATGTCACTCTCGCCAAGAGCCCAATGGAGGCGCTGAAACTGTATGACCAGGCGCGTCTCAATGCGCCGGGCACGATCGTCGAGGAGGCGGCGCTGCGACGCTCCGTGTCGATCTGCGTCGAAGCCGGGATGGTGGACAAGGGGCTCGATTATTCGCAGCGCTATATGCGCCGCTTCCTGCATTCGCCTTATGCGAGCCAGTTCGCGGATCTTTTCGTCAAGCTGCTGGTCAATCATGACCACGAGGTGGAGCCGGACGACGTTGTTGGCATTCTCTCCTTCATGGATGAGGCCAGGCAGCGGGAAGTCTATCTCCGCATCGCTCGCGCAGCCGCGATCGCCGGCAAGGGTGATCTCGCACGGATGGCAGCAGCGCGCGCCCAGACGCTTGCGGGCGATTCCGACAACGCCTTTGGAGCGCTGGCCGATTTCTACGGCGGTATGGCGGCGATCCCGACCGACAAGATCGATACGGCCGCGAAGAACATCGCATCGATCCCCGACGAGGAGCTGTCGCCGCGCGACCAGGCTCTTAGGGCGGCGGCAAAAGCCATTGCAGAACAAGTGCTTCGTCCGCCGGACCCGGCAAGCCTGACGCAAGCGACCACCCCTAAATCGTATAGCCAAGAAATTACTTCTGAACAGGCAGCAGCCTCACCAGAGGCCGAGCAGGGGGAAATACCCAACCTGGCTCAAGGTCCTGTTGTGGGAGAAGCGGCAGGGACGCCGCCATCCAATGTTGGGGGACAGCAGGACGCCGACCCGTCATTCAGCGCATTCGTGACGTCAAGCCGATCGCAGCTGGATGAGATCGACGGCCTCTTGAACAAAGAAAGCAATTGA
- a CDS encoding flagellin, protein MTYKITSSAQVNALAALRIINKDVATVQQQVSSGYRVETAADDATYWSYASVMRSDSSSLQNIHDALGVGASKVDTAYTSMESLIDQLGEIRKTLVTAQEAGVDKTKLNTTLTELKGQLQTTVQATNFAGENWLLNRDTTLPTSRSVIGGFARGTNGEYQAQTIDFPADQTVMIDTTDANRGLLTKTVDANALNADGTSTARDYYLLNAGSTSPASGTEIKLDSNTTPAQLKDMLAVVDSVLSQLTTTAAGLGTMSARISDRVAYTADMSDLIDKGVGALVDTDMDEASTLQKALQTQQQMGVQAISILNTAASKVLILLQ, encoded by the coding sequence ATGACATACAAAATTACCAGCTCGGCACAGGTAAACGCCCTCGCGGCGCTGCGCATCATCAACAAGGACGTCGCAACGGTTCAACAGCAGGTTTCGTCAGGCTATCGTGTCGAAACGGCTGCCGACGATGCGACCTACTGGTCCTATGCAAGTGTCATGCGCTCGGACAGCAGCTCTTTGCAAAACATTCACGACGCGCTTGGCGTCGGCGCATCGAAGGTCGATACCGCCTATACGTCGATGGAAAGCCTGATCGACCAACTCGGCGAGATCCGCAAGACCCTCGTGACGGCGCAGGAAGCCGGGGTCGACAAGACGAAGCTCAACACCACGCTCACCGAGCTGAAGGGGCAACTGCAGACGACCGTCCAGGCGACGAACTTTGCCGGCGAGAATTGGCTGCTTAACCGCGACACGACGCTTCCGACATCGCGCTCCGTGATCGGCGGTTTCGCGCGCGGTACGAACGGCGAATACCAAGCGCAAACAATTGATTTCCCGGCCGACCAGACCGTCATGATCGACACGACGGACGCCAATCGCGGACTTCTCACCAAGACCGTCGACGCGAATGCGCTTAATGCGGACGGCACCTCGACGGCACGCGACTACTATCTGCTCAACGCCGGATCGACTTCGCCCGCCAGCGGGACGGAGATAAAGCTCGACAGCAACACGACCCCCGCGCAGTTGAAGGACATGCTGGCAGTGGTCGATTCCGTATTGTCGCAGCTGACGACGACGGCGGCCGGCCTCGGCACGATGAGCGCGCGCATCAGCGATCGCGTTGCCTACACCGCGGATATGTCTGACTTGATCGACAAGGGTGTCGGCGCGCTCGTTGACACCGACATGGACGAAGCGTCGACCCTCCAGAAGGCGTTGCAGACGCAACAGCAGATGGGTGTTCAGGCGATCTCTATCCTGAACACGGCTGCCAGCAAAGTGCTGATCCTGCTGCAATAG